In the Oncorhynchus gorbuscha isolate QuinsamMale2020 ecotype Even-year linkage group LG05, OgorEven_v1.0, whole genome shotgun sequence genome, one interval contains:
- the LOC124036401 gene encoding phospholipase DDHD2-like isoform X1: protein MSEGLGPEGGHSQPSPTITVQDLSDRPAHTPLDRIPPAHTLLDGNTPVEQVSGVVEETSPSSTSSFELVDMEPAPPLYQPVQPHWFYCRRVDSKDMWLPFSREDSERLEHALSTAGEEEVVVAVEGERYDVRVRERQRYAVYWEQGPSEVRRCTWFYKGDKDTRYMPYPEEFSTNLEEAYMIAVTLDEWKRKLDFPSGETVILHNPKLIMQYQPITLQDEWVSSPSEQTRPRTVKRGVDNITTEIPDGEPETIDHLVFMVHGIGPACDIRFRSIIQCVNDFRSASLSLLGSHYRRGQEEGRVGRVEFLPVNWHSALHGDATGVDEDIQRITLPSISRLRHFTNDTLLDLFFYNSPTYCQTIVDTVASEVNKLHSLFKHRHPEFTGAVSVVGHSLGSLILFDLLTNQKTGSGEADRDEGRNRDPCPLTCDALEQALCRMGLQEHLATLQSVDLDLDSLAMCDETDLTELGIPLGPRKKILSFIRKRHFLQEGRQGTVLLAPGLQALPDPSEDSPSPTVSFGNQSSEASARRQQFLRAQSITSAVDYEYFDVGIGQTNGGIAKGQVSINYPQLAFHPQTFFAFGSPIGMFLTVRGLKRIDPNYTFPTCKNFYNIYHPFDPVAYRIEPMIVSESDLEPMLIPHHKGRKRMHLELKESLTRMSTDLKNNVLGSFRTAWQSLVRMPVAALPPVEDGETTAERSLQETETPAAACAAVREKSKADLWTKILEWPKALHLHYFQGVHEEVESPGSAEDKGRQVKVGMLNGGRRIDYVLQEAPIESFNEYLFAIQSHLCYWESEDTALLLLKEIYDKLGVAFEQPQQ from the exons ATGTCAGAGGGCCTGGGGCCAGAGGGGGGGCACTCACAGCCTTCCCCCACCATCACTGTTCAGGACCTGTCAGACAGACCTGCACATACACCTCTGGACAGGATCCCACCTGCGCACACACTTCTGGATGGGAACACGCCTGTGGAGCAG GTGTCAGGAGTGGTGGAGGagacctccccttcctccacttcctccttcgAGTTGGTTGACATGGAGCCAGCCCCGCCCCTGTACCAGCCCGTGCAACCCCATTGGTTCTACTGTCGCCGTGTCGACTCCAAGGATATGTGGCTCCCTTTCAGCAGAGAGGACTCGGAGAGACTGGAACATGCCTTGTCTACCG caggagaggaggaggtggtggtggcagTAGAAGGGGAGAGGTATGACGTGCGTGTTCGGGAGCGGCAGAGGTATGCGGTGTACTGGGAGCAGGGCCCGTCAGAGGTGCGACGCTGTACCTGGTTCTATAAAGGAGATAAAGATACCAGATACATGCCCTACCCGGAGGAGTTCAGCACCAACCTGGAG gaggcctataTGATAGCAGTGACTCTAGATGAGTGGAAGAGGAAGCTGGATTTTCCTTCAGGAGAGACAGTCATCCTGCACAACCCTAAA CTGATCATGCAGTACCAGCCAATCACATTGCAGGACGAGTGGGTCTCCTCTCCCTCGGAGCAGACTCGCCCACGTACTGTCAAGAGGGGTGTCGACAACATCACAACAGAGATacctgacg GTGAACCAGAGACAATAGATCACCTGGTATTCATGGTTCACGGCATCGGCCCCGCCTGTGATATACGCTTCAGATCTATCAtacagtgtg TGAATGACTTCAGGAGTGCGTCCCTATCCCTACTGGGGAGCCATTACAGGAGAGGTCAGGAAGAGGGCAGGGTGGGCAGAGTGGAGTTCCTACCTGTCAACTGGCACAGCGCACTACACGGAGACGCCACTGGAGTAGACGA GGACATTCAGAGGATCACTCTCCCCAGTATCAGTCGTCTGAGACATTTCACCAATGACACTCTGCTCGACCTGTTCTTCTACAACAGTCCTACCTACTGCCAGACCATAGTGGACACTGTGGCGTCCGAGGTTAACAAGCTCCACTCACTGTTCAAACACAGACACCCAGAATTCACTGGAGCAGTGTCTGTGGTTGGACACAGCCTGG GCTCGCTGATCCTGTTTGATCTGCTGACCAATCAGAAGACAGGAtcaggagaggcagacagagatgaG GGTCGTAACCGTGACCCCTGCCCTCTGACCTGTGATGCGTTGGAGCAGGCTCTATGCAGAATGGGCCTCCAGGAGCACCTGGCTACACTACAGAGCGTGGACCTAGACCTTGACTCACTG GCTATGTGTGACGAAACTGACCTGACAGAGCTCGGAATCCCTCTGGGACCGAGGAAGAAGATCCTCAGCTTCATACGGAAGAGACACTTCCTACAG gagggtCGGCAGGGAACGGTGCTTTTGGCCCCCGGGCTGCAGGCCCTTCCAGACCCCTCCGAAGATTCCCCCTCTCCCACGGTTAGCTTTGGCAACCAGTCTTCAGAGGCGTCAGCACGCCGACAGCAGTTTCTCAGAGCCCAGTCCATAACCAGCGCCGTTGACTACGAATACTTCGACGTGGGCATTGGAcag ACCAACGGGGGCATAGCCAAGGGACAG GTGTCCATTAACTACCCCCAGCTGGCATTCCATCCTCAGACCTTCTTTGCGTTCGGTTCTCCCATCGGAATGTTCCTGACCGTCCGTGGACTCAAACGCATCGACCCAAACTACACCTTTCCCACCTGCAAGAACTTCTATAACATATACCACCCt tTTGACCCTGTGGCCTATCGGATCGAGCCCATGATTGTGTCTGAGTCAGACCTAGAGCCCATGCTGATCCCACATCACAAGGGCCGCAAGAGGATGCACCTGG agtTGAAAGAGAGTCTGACACGGATGAGTACTGACCTGAAGAATAACGTTCTCGGCTCGTTTCGTACTGCCTGGCAGTCTCTGGTCCGAATGCCTGTCGCTGCACTGCCCCCTGTGGAGGATGGAGAAACTACAGCAGAGAGATCCctgcaggagacagaga cCCCTGCAGCAGCCTGCGCTGCTGTGAGGGAAAAGAGTAAGGCTGATTTGTGGACTAAAATTCTGGAGTGGCCCAAAGCCCTTCACTTACATTACTTCCAAG GTGTGCATGAAGAGGTGGAGTCTCCAGGGTCGGCGGAGGACAAGGGGCGTCAGGTGAAGGTGGGGATGCTGAATGGAGGGCGGAGGATAGACTATGTACTGCAGGAGGCGCCCATTGAGAGTTTCAACGAATATCTGTTTGCCATCCAGTCCCACCTCTGCTACTG gGAGTCTGAGGACACTGCTCTGCTGCTGCTAAAGGAGATCTACGACAAACTGGGTGTGGCCTTTGAGCAGCCACAGCAATAA
- the LOC124036401 gene encoding phospholipase DDHD2-like isoform X4 gives MSEGLGPEGGHSQPSPTITVQDLSDRPAHTPLDRIPPAHTLLDGNTPVEQVSGVVEETSPSSTSSFELVDMEPAPPLYQPVQPHWFYCRRVDSKDMWLPFSREDSERLEHALSTAGEEEVVVAVEGERYDVRVRERQRYAVYWEQGPSEVRRCTWFYKGDKDTRYMPYPEEFSTNLEEAYMIAVTLDEWKRKLDFPSGETVILHNPKLIMQYQPITLQDEWVSSPSEQTRPRTVKRGVDNITTEIPDGEPETIDHLVFMVHGIGPACDIRFRSIIQCVNDFRSASLSLLGSHYRRGQEEGRVGRVEFLPVNWHSALHGDATGVDEDIQRITLPSISRLRHFTNDTLLDLFFYNSPTYCQTIVDTVASEVNKLHSLFKHRHPEFTGAVSVVGHSLGSLILFDLLTNQKTGSGEADRDEGRNRDPCPLTCDALEQALCRMGLQEHLATLQSVDLDLDSLAMCDETDLTELGIPLGPRKKILSFIRKRHFLQEGRQGTVLLAPGLQALPDPSEDSPSPTVSFGNQSSEASARRQQFLRAQSITSAVDYEYFDVGIGQTNGGIAKGQVSINYPQLAFHPQTFFAFGSPIGMFLTVRGLKRIDPNYTFPTCKNFYNIYHPFDPVAYRIEPMIVSESDLEPMLIPHHKGRKRMHLELKESLTRMSTDLKNNVLGSFRTAWQSLVRMPVAALPPVEDGETTAERSLQETESNTYAHTQSVHEEVESPGSAEDKGRQVKVGMLNGGRRIDYVLQEAPIESFNEYLFAIQSHLCYWESEDTALLLLKEIYDKLGVAFEQPQQ, from the exons ATGTCAGAGGGCCTGGGGCCAGAGGGGGGGCACTCACAGCCTTCCCCCACCATCACTGTTCAGGACCTGTCAGACAGACCTGCACATACACCTCTGGACAGGATCCCACCTGCGCACACACTTCTGGATGGGAACACGCCTGTGGAGCAG GTGTCAGGAGTGGTGGAGGagacctccccttcctccacttcctccttcgAGTTGGTTGACATGGAGCCAGCCCCGCCCCTGTACCAGCCCGTGCAACCCCATTGGTTCTACTGTCGCCGTGTCGACTCCAAGGATATGTGGCTCCCTTTCAGCAGAGAGGACTCGGAGAGACTGGAACATGCCTTGTCTACCG caggagaggaggaggtggtggtggcagTAGAAGGGGAGAGGTATGACGTGCGTGTTCGGGAGCGGCAGAGGTATGCGGTGTACTGGGAGCAGGGCCCGTCAGAGGTGCGACGCTGTACCTGGTTCTATAAAGGAGATAAAGATACCAGATACATGCCCTACCCGGAGGAGTTCAGCACCAACCTGGAG gaggcctataTGATAGCAGTGACTCTAGATGAGTGGAAGAGGAAGCTGGATTTTCCTTCAGGAGAGACAGTCATCCTGCACAACCCTAAA CTGATCATGCAGTACCAGCCAATCACATTGCAGGACGAGTGGGTCTCCTCTCCCTCGGAGCAGACTCGCCCACGTACTGTCAAGAGGGGTGTCGACAACATCACAACAGAGATacctgacg GTGAACCAGAGACAATAGATCACCTGGTATTCATGGTTCACGGCATCGGCCCCGCCTGTGATATACGCTTCAGATCTATCAtacagtgtg TGAATGACTTCAGGAGTGCGTCCCTATCCCTACTGGGGAGCCATTACAGGAGAGGTCAGGAAGAGGGCAGGGTGGGCAGAGTGGAGTTCCTACCTGTCAACTGGCACAGCGCACTACACGGAGACGCCACTGGAGTAGACGA GGACATTCAGAGGATCACTCTCCCCAGTATCAGTCGTCTGAGACATTTCACCAATGACACTCTGCTCGACCTGTTCTTCTACAACAGTCCTACCTACTGCCAGACCATAGTGGACACTGTGGCGTCCGAGGTTAACAAGCTCCACTCACTGTTCAAACACAGACACCCAGAATTCACTGGAGCAGTGTCTGTGGTTGGACACAGCCTGG GCTCGCTGATCCTGTTTGATCTGCTGACCAATCAGAAGACAGGAtcaggagaggcagacagagatgaG GGTCGTAACCGTGACCCCTGCCCTCTGACCTGTGATGCGTTGGAGCAGGCTCTATGCAGAATGGGCCTCCAGGAGCACCTGGCTACACTACAGAGCGTGGACCTAGACCTTGACTCACTG GCTATGTGTGACGAAACTGACCTGACAGAGCTCGGAATCCCTCTGGGACCGAGGAAGAAGATCCTCAGCTTCATACGGAAGAGACACTTCCTACAG gagggtCGGCAGGGAACGGTGCTTTTGGCCCCCGGGCTGCAGGCCCTTCCAGACCCCTCCGAAGATTCCCCCTCTCCCACGGTTAGCTTTGGCAACCAGTCTTCAGAGGCGTCAGCACGCCGACAGCAGTTTCTCAGAGCCCAGTCCATAACCAGCGCCGTTGACTACGAATACTTCGACGTGGGCATTGGAcag ACCAACGGGGGCATAGCCAAGGGACAG GTGTCCATTAACTACCCCCAGCTGGCATTCCATCCTCAGACCTTCTTTGCGTTCGGTTCTCCCATCGGAATGTTCCTGACCGTCCGTGGACTCAAACGCATCGACCCAAACTACACCTTTCCCACCTGCAAGAACTTCTATAACATATACCACCCt tTTGACCCTGTGGCCTATCGGATCGAGCCCATGATTGTGTCTGAGTCAGACCTAGAGCCCATGCTGATCCCACATCACAAGGGCCGCAAGAGGATGCACCTGG agtTGAAAGAGAGTCTGACACGGATGAGTACTGACCTGAAGAATAACGTTCTCGGCTCGTTTCGTACTGCCTGGCAGTCTCTGGTCCGAATGCCTGTCGCTGCACTGCCCCCTGTGGAGGATGGAGAAACTACAGCAGAGAGATCCctgcaggagacagagagtaacacatatgcacacacacaga GTGTGCATGAAGAGGTGGAGTCTCCAGGGTCGGCGGAGGACAAGGGGCGTCAGGTGAAGGTGGGGATGCTGAATGGAGGGCGGAGGATAGACTATGTACTGCAGGAGGCGCCCATTGAGAGTTTCAACGAATATCTGTTTGCCATCCAGTCCCACCTCTGCTACTG gGAGTCTGAGGACACTGCTCTGCTGCTGCTAAAGGAGATCTACGACAAACTGGGTGTGGCCTTTGAGCAGCCACAGCAATAA
- the LOC124036401 gene encoding phospholipase DDHD2-like isoform X7, giving the protein MEPAPPLYQPVQPHWFYCRRVDSKDMWLPFSREDSERLEHALSTAGEEEVVVAVEGERYDVRVRERQRYAVYWEQGPSEVRRCTWFYKGDKDTRYMPYPEEFSTNLEEAYMIAVTLDEWKRKLDFPSGETVILHNPKLIMQYQPITLQDEWVSSPSEQTRPRTVKRGVDNITTEIPDGEPETIDHLVFMVHGIGPACDIRFRSIIQCVNDFRSASLSLLGSHYRRGQEEGRVGRVEFLPVNWHSALHGDATGVDEDIQRITLPSISRLRHFTNDTLLDLFFYNSPTYCQTIVDTVASEVNKLHSLFKHRHPEFTGAVSVVGHSLGSLILFDLLTNQKTGSGEADRDEGRNRDPCPLTCDALEQALCRMGLQEHLATLQSVDLDLDSLAMCDETDLTELGIPLGPRKKILSFIRKRHFLQEGRQGTVLLAPGLQALPDPSEDSPSPTVSFGNQSSEASARRQQFLRAQSITSAVDYEYFDVGIGQTNGGIAKGQVSINYPQLAFHPQTFFAFGSPIGMFLTVRGLKRIDPNYTFPTCKNFYNIYHPFDPVAYRIEPMIVSESDLEPMLIPHHKGRKRMHLELKESLTRMSTDLKNNVLGSFRTAWQSLVRMPVAALPPVEDGETTAERSLQETETPAAACAAVREKSKADLWTKILEWPKALHLHYFQGVHEEVESPGSAEDKGRQVKVGMLNGGRRIDYVLQEAPIESFNEYLFAIQSHLCYWESEDTALLLLKEIYDKLGVAFEQPQQ; this is encoded by the exons ATGGAGCCAGCCCCGCCCCTGTACCAGCCCGTGCAACCCCATTGGTTCTACTGTCGCCGTGTCGACTCCAAGGATATGTGGCTCCCTTTCAGCAGAGAGGACTCGGAGAGACTGGAACATGCCTTGTCTACCG caggagaggaggaggtggtggtggcagTAGAAGGGGAGAGGTATGACGTGCGTGTTCGGGAGCGGCAGAGGTATGCGGTGTACTGGGAGCAGGGCCCGTCAGAGGTGCGACGCTGTACCTGGTTCTATAAAGGAGATAAAGATACCAGATACATGCCCTACCCGGAGGAGTTCAGCACCAACCTGGAG gaggcctataTGATAGCAGTGACTCTAGATGAGTGGAAGAGGAAGCTGGATTTTCCTTCAGGAGAGACAGTCATCCTGCACAACCCTAAA CTGATCATGCAGTACCAGCCAATCACATTGCAGGACGAGTGGGTCTCCTCTCCCTCGGAGCAGACTCGCCCACGTACTGTCAAGAGGGGTGTCGACAACATCACAACAGAGATacctgacg GTGAACCAGAGACAATAGATCACCTGGTATTCATGGTTCACGGCATCGGCCCCGCCTGTGATATACGCTTCAGATCTATCAtacagtgtg TGAATGACTTCAGGAGTGCGTCCCTATCCCTACTGGGGAGCCATTACAGGAGAGGTCAGGAAGAGGGCAGGGTGGGCAGAGTGGAGTTCCTACCTGTCAACTGGCACAGCGCACTACACGGAGACGCCACTGGAGTAGACGA GGACATTCAGAGGATCACTCTCCCCAGTATCAGTCGTCTGAGACATTTCACCAATGACACTCTGCTCGACCTGTTCTTCTACAACAGTCCTACCTACTGCCAGACCATAGTGGACACTGTGGCGTCCGAGGTTAACAAGCTCCACTCACTGTTCAAACACAGACACCCAGAATTCACTGGAGCAGTGTCTGTGGTTGGACACAGCCTGG GCTCGCTGATCCTGTTTGATCTGCTGACCAATCAGAAGACAGGAtcaggagaggcagacagagatgaG GGTCGTAACCGTGACCCCTGCCCTCTGACCTGTGATGCGTTGGAGCAGGCTCTATGCAGAATGGGCCTCCAGGAGCACCTGGCTACACTACAGAGCGTGGACCTAGACCTTGACTCACTG GCTATGTGTGACGAAACTGACCTGACAGAGCTCGGAATCCCTCTGGGACCGAGGAAGAAGATCCTCAGCTTCATACGGAAGAGACACTTCCTACAG gagggtCGGCAGGGAACGGTGCTTTTGGCCCCCGGGCTGCAGGCCCTTCCAGACCCCTCCGAAGATTCCCCCTCTCCCACGGTTAGCTTTGGCAACCAGTCTTCAGAGGCGTCAGCACGCCGACAGCAGTTTCTCAGAGCCCAGTCCATAACCAGCGCCGTTGACTACGAATACTTCGACGTGGGCATTGGAcag ACCAACGGGGGCATAGCCAAGGGACAG GTGTCCATTAACTACCCCCAGCTGGCATTCCATCCTCAGACCTTCTTTGCGTTCGGTTCTCCCATCGGAATGTTCCTGACCGTCCGTGGACTCAAACGCATCGACCCAAACTACACCTTTCCCACCTGCAAGAACTTCTATAACATATACCACCCt tTTGACCCTGTGGCCTATCGGATCGAGCCCATGATTGTGTCTGAGTCAGACCTAGAGCCCATGCTGATCCCACATCACAAGGGCCGCAAGAGGATGCACCTGG agtTGAAAGAGAGTCTGACACGGATGAGTACTGACCTGAAGAATAACGTTCTCGGCTCGTTTCGTACTGCCTGGCAGTCTCTGGTCCGAATGCCTGTCGCTGCACTGCCCCCTGTGGAGGATGGAGAAACTACAGCAGAGAGATCCctgcaggagacagaga cCCCTGCAGCAGCCTGCGCTGCTGTGAGGGAAAAGAGTAAGGCTGATTTGTGGACTAAAATTCTGGAGTGGCCCAAAGCCCTTCACTTACATTACTTCCAAG GTGTGCATGAAGAGGTGGAGTCTCCAGGGTCGGCGGAGGACAAGGGGCGTCAGGTGAAGGTGGGGATGCTGAATGGAGGGCGGAGGATAGACTATGTACTGCAGGAGGCGCCCATTGAGAGTTTCAACGAATATCTGTTTGCCATCCAGTCCCACCTCTGCTACTG gGAGTCTGAGGACACTGCTCTGCTGCTGCTAAAGGAGATCTACGACAAACTGGGTGTGGCCTTTGAGCAGCCACAGCAATAA
- the LOC124036401 gene encoding phospholipase DDHD2-like isoform X6, producing MSEGLGPEGGHSQPSPTITVQDLSDRPAHTPLDRIPPAHTLLDGNTPVEQVSGVVEETSPSSTSSFELVDMEPAPPLYQPVQPHWFYCRRVDSKDMWLPFSREDSERLEHALSTAGEEEVVVAVEGERYDVRVRERQRYAVYWEQGPSEVRRCTWFYKGDKDTRYMPYPEEFSTNLEEAYMIAVTLDEWKRKLDFPSGETVILHNPKLIMQYQPITLQDEWVSSPSEQTRPRTVKRGVDNITTEIPDGEPETIDHLVFMVHGIGPACDIRFRSIIQCVNDFRSASLSLLGSHYRRGQEEGRVGRVEFLPVNWHSALHGDATGVDEDIQRITLPSISRLRHFTNDTLLDLFFYNSPTYCQTIVDTVASEVNKLHSLFKHRHPEFTGAVSVVGHSLGSLILFDLLTNQKTGSGEADRDEGRNRDPCPLTCDALEQALCRMGLQEHLATLQSVDLDLDSLAMCDETDLTELGIPLGPRKKILSFIRKRHFLQEGRQGTVLLAPGLQALPDPSEDSPSPTVSFGNQSSEASARRQQFLRAQSITSAVDYEYFDVGIGQVSINYPQLAFHPQTFFAFGSPIGMFLTVRGLKRIDPNYTFPTCKNFYNIYHPFDPVAYRIEPMIVSESDLEPMLIPHHKGRKRMHLELKESLTRMSTDLKNNVLGSFRTAWQSLVRMPVAALPPVEDGETTAERSLQETESNTYAHTQSVHEEVESPGSAEDKGRQVKVGMLNGGRRIDYVLQEAPIESFNEYLFAIQSHLCYWESEDTALLLLKEIYDKLGVAFEQPQQ from the exons ATGTCAGAGGGCCTGGGGCCAGAGGGGGGGCACTCACAGCCTTCCCCCACCATCACTGTTCAGGACCTGTCAGACAGACCTGCACATACACCTCTGGACAGGATCCCACCTGCGCACACACTTCTGGATGGGAACACGCCTGTGGAGCAG GTGTCAGGAGTGGTGGAGGagacctccccttcctccacttcctccttcgAGTTGGTTGACATGGAGCCAGCCCCGCCCCTGTACCAGCCCGTGCAACCCCATTGGTTCTACTGTCGCCGTGTCGACTCCAAGGATATGTGGCTCCCTTTCAGCAGAGAGGACTCGGAGAGACTGGAACATGCCTTGTCTACCG caggagaggaggaggtggtggtggcagTAGAAGGGGAGAGGTATGACGTGCGTGTTCGGGAGCGGCAGAGGTATGCGGTGTACTGGGAGCAGGGCCCGTCAGAGGTGCGACGCTGTACCTGGTTCTATAAAGGAGATAAAGATACCAGATACATGCCCTACCCGGAGGAGTTCAGCACCAACCTGGAG gaggcctataTGATAGCAGTGACTCTAGATGAGTGGAAGAGGAAGCTGGATTTTCCTTCAGGAGAGACAGTCATCCTGCACAACCCTAAA CTGATCATGCAGTACCAGCCAATCACATTGCAGGACGAGTGGGTCTCCTCTCCCTCGGAGCAGACTCGCCCACGTACTGTCAAGAGGGGTGTCGACAACATCACAACAGAGATacctgacg GTGAACCAGAGACAATAGATCACCTGGTATTCATGGTTCACGGCATCGGCCCCGCCTGTGATATACGCTTCAGATCTATCAtacagtgtg TGAATGACTTCAGGAGTGCGTCCCTATCCCTACTGGGGAGCCATTACAGGAGAGGTCAGGAAGAGGGCAGGGTGGGCAGAGTGGAGTTCCTACCTGTCAACTGGCACAGCGCACTACACGGAGACGCCACTGGAGTAGACGA GGACATTCAGAGGATCACTCTCCCCAGTATCAGTCGTCTGAGACATTTCACCAATGACACTCTGCTCGACCTGTTCTTCTACAACAGTCCTACCTACTGCCAGACCATAGTGGACACTGTGGCGTCCGAGGTTAACAAGCTCCACTCACTGTTCAAACACAGACACCCAGAATTCACTGGAGCAGTGTCTGTGGTTGGACACAGCCTGG GCTCGCTGATCCTGTTTGATCTGCTGACCAATCAGAAGACAGGAtcaggagaggcagacagagatgaG GGTCGTAACCGTGACCCCTGCCCTCTGACCTGTGATGCGTTGGAGCAGGCTCTATGCAGAATGGGCCTCCAGGAGCACCTGGCTACACTACAGAGCGTGGACCTAGACCTTGACTCACTG GCTATGTGTGACGAAACTGACCTGACAGAGCTCGGAATCCCTCTGGGACCGAGGAAGAAGATCCTCAGCTTCATACGGAAGAGACACTTCCTACAG gagggtCGGCAGGGAACGGTGCTTTTGGCCCCCGGGCTGCAGGCCCTTCCAGACCCCTCCGAAGATTCCCCCTCTCCCACGGTTAGCTTTGGCAACCAGTCTTCAGAGGCGTCAGCACGCCGACAGCAGTTTCTCAGAGCCCAGTCCATAACCAGCGCCGTTGACTACGAATACTTCGACGTGGGCATTGGAcag GTGTCCATTAACTACCCCCAGCTGGCATTCCATCCTCAGACCTTCTTTGCGTTCGGTTCTCCCATCGGAATGTTCCTGACCGTCCGTGGACTCAAACGCATCGACCCAAACTACACCTTTCCCACCTGCAAGAACTTCTATAACATATACCACCCt tTTGACCCTGTGGCCTATCGGATCGAGCCCATGATTGTGTCTGAGTCAGACCTAGAGCCCATGCTGATCCCACATCACAAGGGCCGCAAGAGGATGCACCTGG agtTGAAAGAGAGTCTGACACGGATGAGTACTGACCTGAAGAATAACGTTCTCGGCTCGTTTCGTACTGCCTGGCAGTCTCTGGTCCGAATGCCTGTCGCTGCACTGCCCCCTGTGGAGGATGGAGAAACTACAGCAGAGAGATCCctgcaggagacagagagtaacacatatgcacacacacaga GTGTGCATGAAGAGGTGGAGTCTCCAGGGTCGGCGGAGGACAAGGGGCGTCAGGTGAAGGTGGGGATGCTGAATGGAGGGCGGAGGATAGACTATGTACTGCAGGAGGCGCCCATTGAGAGTTTCAACGAATATCTGTTTGCCATCCAGTCCCACCTCTGCTACTG gGAGTCTGAGGACACTGCTCTGCTGCTGCTAAAGGAGATCTACGACAAACTGGGTGTGGCCTTTGAGCAGCCACAGCAATAA